A genomic window from Osmia bicornis bicornis chromosome 4, iOsmBic2.1, whole genome shotgun sequence includes:
- the LOC114879793 gene encoding maltase 1-like, translated as MKSTNNLVGIVAFLTVAFASAEIQNKGWWRHAVFYQIYPRSFMDSNGDGIGDLKGITSKLEYLADMGVDSVWLSPIYKSPMFDFGYDISNFNEVDPIYGTSADLKELATEARKKNLRLILDLVPNHTSDEHKWFQLSINRTGKYADYYIWNDGIVNETGERQPPDNWKSITGGVAWTYNERRGQFYFHQNFKQQPDLNYSNPDVQQEMKDVLKYWLDQGVDGFRIDSVYFMFEGNITQNEPLIDETYDPTLYYSYNHTLTKDQPETYKLLQSWRDYVDDYARQKNETEKVILTEAYSSWENTMKYYRYGSNIPFNFYFITQANANSTPSDFQNIINNWMQLMPKGQVPNWVMGNHDNKRLGTRFPGREDQMIMLEMILPGVAVTYNGEEIGMVDYTGLEIFDSRDSSRTPFQWDDSKNAGFSSANETWLPVHKNYKELNLKKQQADAVSHYKLYKALITLRKSNVLQHGKLTTAVLNNDVLAVVRRIKKEAVTLLINFSSEKSVTVNLRRILPYASATVILSNVGSNVQANTKFSSLKVTVPPKVSMVLHSGSRITN; from the exons ATGAAGTCCACCAACAATCTCGTTGGCATCGTCGCGTTTCTGACGGTCGCGTTCGCGTCCGCTGAGATCCAGAACAAGGGCTGGTGGAGACATGCTGTTTTCTACCAAATTTATCCGCGAAGCTTCATGGATTCTAATGGCGATGGTATAGGTGACTTAAAAG GCATAACGAGCAAACTTGAATACTTGGCAGATATGGGAGTAGACTCGGTTTGGCTGTCGCCGATTTACAAAAGTCCCATGTTTGATTTTGGATACGACATATCGAATTTCAATGAAGTCGATCCAATTTATGGAACTTCCGCTGATCTTAAGGAGCTCGCGACAGAAGCGAGAAAGAAGAATCTAAGG CTTATTTTGGACCTCGTTCCCAACCACACTTCAGACGAACATAAGTGGTTCCAGTTGAGCATAAATCGCACTGGAAAATATGCAGATTATTATATATGGAACGACGGTATCGTAAATGAAACTGGAGAACGTCAACCACCTGACAACTGGAAGAGCATTACCGGTGGGGTGGCTTGGACCTACAATGAGCGGAGAGGGcagttttattttcatcagaaCTTTAAACAACAACCAGACTTGAACTACAGTAATCCTGATGTACAACAAGAAATGAAG GATGTTTTAAAGTATTGGTTGGATCAAGGAGTAGACGGATTCCGAATCGATTCTGTATATTTCATGTTCGAGGGCAACATAACGCAAAACGAACCTTTAATTGATGAAACATACGATCCAACACTTTACTACTCTTACAATCATACTTTAACGAAAGACCAGCCTGAAACGTACAAATTACTGCAGAGTTGGCGAGATTATGTGGACGACTACGCAAGgcaaaaaaatgaaacagagaag GTGATATTAACGGAAGCGTATTCCAGTTGGGAAAATACAATGAAGTATTACAGATATGGCTCGAATATTCCGttcaacttttatttcataacGCAAGCAAACGCTAACTCAACCCCGTCTgactttcaaaatattataaataactgGATGCAACTGATGCCGAAAGGGCAAGTGCCTAATTGGGTG ATGGGAAATCATGATAATAAACGTCTAGGAACGCGTTTCCCTGGCAGAGAGGATCAGATGATAATGTTGGAGATGATCTTGCCAGGTGTAGCGGTTACTTATAACGGAGAAGAAATCGGCATGGTGGACTACACCGGACTCGAAATATTCGATTCTCGTGATAGCAGTCGTACACCATTCCAATGGGACGACTCTAAGAACGCAG GTTTCAGTAGTGCTAACGAGACGTGGCTACCCGTTCACAAAAACTACAAAGAACTGAATCTGAAGAAACAGCAAGCGGATGCCGTGTCTCATTACAAGCTTTACAAAGCATTGATTACTCTGCGAAAGAGCAATGTACTCCAACATGGCAAGCTGACCACGGCAGTTTTGAACAACGACGTGTTGGCTGTAGTACGGAGGATCAAAAAAGAAGCAGTGACGCTTTTGATAAACTTCTCTTCAGAAAAAAGCGTTACAGTTAATTTGAGGCGAATACTGCCATATGCCAGTGCTACTGTAATCCTGAGTAACGTGGGTTCCAATGTGCAGGCAAA CaccaaattttcatcattaaAGGTCACTGTTCCTCCAAAGGTGTCGATGGTGCTGCATTCGGGCTCCAGAATAACCAATTAA